A window from Dunckerocampus dactyliophorus isolate RoL2022-P2 chromosome 15, RoL_Ddac_1.1, whole genome shotgun sequence encodes these proteins:
- the rint1 gene encoding RAD50-interacting protein 1 isoform X1, which yields MAASANEQNTTDQPLEDSLNSTVTGSQDGGCLSLISDELRDYVVEFLDKEVGSDVKSLKNVGSLLDKLKEENSLLEEQVLTASSSVPPQVSAALSAAEVARCSLEELLQREKHISETLHQHLEEVRPWMDTLGQTLNQVETVERHMNYLRCLQHIEELSAVVQQCLMTSSVWEAIRAVESMAVMDAGLSQSRCSHLRDFLRETLQFWHKIIKDRLAGDLEKVLTQLHWPIISPPTQSLTPTANGQELASQLELLVAQLLALQTPDDLVSQRTFASSKAETSTQGAPSAPPSPQAPPLCLPIQIMLQPLSKRFRYHFYGNRQTNTLSKPEWYLTQVLMWIGNSTTFMEEKIQPILDRAGATIIARVELCRGLLSLVQEKVTGDASRLLYDDALFCHLVEEVLQFEKELRSNHSYPASLPGLLHLLLEDAILQKWLTVEKKMAVEKVDAMLSAEGAWSSQYKDIRDMDELKSPDCAETFMTLLQVITDRYQALPCVSAQLKFLELQRELVDDFRIRLTQVMKEESRCPLSPRYCAILNAVNYISTILTDWGDNVFFLQLQQAAVSLGDEAVVGGLGMMEMGRLASLEGSLFEGLLALLDRLKGDMMGRLLDGIMRDITEKATAYCQDRWFSHPSQHDMSAMTLSSSACPMMLCIRDSLLNLHQVLSLSLFQLAWQGLAERLDSFLYQELILSNHFSDGGAAQLQFDMTRNLFPLFGHYCKRPENFFKHVKEACIIVCLNVGSAILLRTLIKESEEETRDWTGRDDPSPQSALNELGVYYLAPCDVFILLNLRASWPGQ from the exons atggcggcgtccGCAAATGAACAAAATACCACCGACCAACCATTAGAAGACTCGTTAAATTCCACTGTGACAGGTAGTCAGGACGGCGGCTGTTTATCACTAATTTCCGACGAGTTACGCGACTATGTGGTGGAGTTTTTGGACAAAGAGGTGGGCAGCGACGTCAAATCCCTGAAGAACGTTGGTAGCCTGCTGGATAAACTCAAGGAGGAAAACAGCTTACTGGAAGAACAg GTCTTGACAGCGTCCAGCTCAGTGCCTCCTCAAGTGTCTGCAGCTCTGTCTGCAGCTGAAGTTGCCAGATGTTCTTTGGAGGAGCTGctacagagagaaaaacacatcTCTGAAACACTGCACCAG CATCTTGAGGAGGTCCGGCCTTGGATGGATACCCTTGGGCAGACTCTTAATCAGGTTGAGACAGTGGAGAGACACATGAATTACCTCCGCTGCCTTCAGCACATTGAAGAGCTCAG TGCCGTTGTCCAGCAGTGTCTGATGACCAGCAGTGTGTGGGAGGCCATCAGGGCTGTTGAGAGCATGGCTGTGATGGATGCCGGGCTGAGCCAGTCGAGATGTTCTCATCTCCGTGACTTTCTCAGAGAAACTCTACAGTTCTGGCACAAGATCATCAAAGACCGCCTGGCCGG TGATTTGGAGAAGGTGTTGACACAGCTTCACTGGCCGATCATCTCCCCTCCGACCCAGTCCCTGACACCCACTGCCAATGGGCAAGAACTCGCCAGCCAGCTGGAGCTGCTCGTCGCTCAACTGCTTGCCCTGCAGACACC TGACGACCTTGTCTCTCAGCGGACATTTGCTTCCTCGAAAGCTGAAACTTCCACCCAGGGTGCTCCTTCAGCGCCGCCTTCTCCTCAAGCTCCTCCTCTTTGTCTGCCCATCCAGATCATGCTGCAGCCACTCAGCAAGAGGTTTAGGTACCACTTCTATGGCAATCGACAGACCAACACCCTCAGCAAG CCGGAGTGGTACCTCACTCAGGTGCTAATGTGGATAGGGAACAGCACAACGTTCATGGAGGAAAAGATCCAGCCCATCCTGGACCGAGCTGGTGCCACCATCATTGCCAGG GTGGAGCTGTGTCGAGGCCTGCTATCTTTAGTCCAGGAGAAGGTGACTGGCGATGCATCCCGCCTGCTCTACGACGATGCGCTCTTTTGCCACCTGGTGGAGGAGGTGCTGCAATTTGAGAAGGAGCTGCGAAGCAACCACTCGTACCCGGCGTCTCTCCCCGGTCTGCTCCACCTCCTGCTGGAGGACGCCATCCTTCAGAAGTGGCTCACAGTGGAAAAGAAGA TGGCCGTGGAGAAAGTGGACGCCATGCTGTCAGCCGAGGGCGCGTGGAGCTCTCAGTATAAAGACATCCGTGACATGGATGAACTTAAGTCTCCGGACTGTGCTGAGACGTTCATGACTCTGCTCCAGGTTATTACGG ACCGCTACCAGGCTTTACCCTGTGTCTCTGCACAGCTGAAGTTTCTGGAATTGCAAAGAGAACTGGTCGACGACTTCCGTATACGACTCACCCAG GTGATGAAGGAGGAGTCACGCTGCCCGCTCAGTCCGCGCTACTGTGCCATCCTCAATGCAGTCAACTACATATCAACCATCCTGACAGACTGGGGAGACAACGTG TTCTTCCTGCAACTTCAGCAGGCTGCAGTGTCCCTCGGCGATGAGGCAGTCGTGGGAGGCCTCGGGATGATGGAGATGGGTCGCCTGGCTTCTCTGGAGGGCTCGCTGTTTGAAGGTCTGCTGGCCTTGCTGGATCGACTCAAAGGTGACATGATGGGGAGGCTGCTGGATGGAATCATGAGAGACATCACAGAGAAAGCCACAGCATACTGCCAAGACAG GTGGTTTTCTCATCCATCCCAGCATGACATGTCTGCCATGACTTTGTCCAGTTCTGCATGTCCCATGATGCTTTGCATCAGGGACAGTCTGTTGAACCTCCACCAGGTCCTGAGTTTGTCTCTGTTCCAGCTGGCTTGGCAGGGCCTTGCAGAAAGACTTGACAGTTTTCTGTACCAAGAA CTGATTCTGTCTAATCATTTCAGCGATGGCGGAGCGGCTCAGCTTCAGTTCGACATGACCAGAAATCTTTTTCCTCTCTTTGGTCACTACTGCAAACGACCGGAGAACTTTTTTAAGCA TGTCAAGGAGGCTTGCATCATCGTATGTCTCAACGTGGGCTCTGCCATCCTGTTGAGGACGCTCATTAAGGAGTCTGAGGAGGAGACGAGGGATTGGACGGGGAGGGATGACCCTTCACCGCAATCTGCGTTGAACGAGTTGGGCGTTTACTACTTGGCTCCCTGTGATGTCTTCATTCTCCTCAACCTCAGAGCCTCCTGGCCTGGACAGTGA
- the rint1 gene encoding RAD50-interacting protein 1 isoform X2 → MTSSVWEAIRAVESMAVMDAGLSQSRCSHLRDFLRETLQFWHKIIKDRLAGDLEKVLTQLHWPIISPPTQSLTPTANGQELASQLELLVAQLLALQTPDDLVSQRTFASSKAETSTQGAPSAPPSPQAPPLCLPIQIMLQPLSKRFRYHFYGNRQTNTLSKPEWYLTQVLMWIGNSTTFMEEKIQPILDRAGATIIARVELCRGLLSLVQEKVTGDASRLLYDDALFCHLVEEVLQFEKELRSNHSYPASLPGLLHLLLEDAILQKWLTVEKKMAVEKVDAMLSAEGAWSSQYKDIRDMDELKSPDCAETFMTLLQVITDRYQALPCVSAQLKFLELQRELVDDFRIRLTQVMKEESRCPLSPRYCAILNAVNYISTILTDWGDNVFFLQLQQAAVSLGDEAVVGGLGMMEMGRLASLEGSLFEGLLALLDRLKGDMMGRLLDGIMRDITEKATAYCQDRWFSHPSQHDMSAMTLSSSACPMMLCIRDSLLNLHQVLSLSLFQLAWQGLAERLDSFLYQELILSNHFSDGGAAQLQFDMTRNLFPLFGHYCKRPENFFKHVKEACIIVCLNVGSAILLRTLIKESEEETRDWTGRDDPSPQSALNELGVYYLAPCDVFILLNLRASWPGQ, encoded by the exons ATGACCAGCAGTGTGTGGGAGGCCATCAGGGCTGTTGAGAGCATGGCTGTGATGGATGCCGGGCTGAGCCAGTCGAGATGTTCTCATCTCCGTGACTTTCTCAGAGAAACTCTACAGTTCTGGCACAAGATCATCAAAGACCGCCTGGCCGG TGATTTGGAGAAGGTGTTGACACAGCTTCACTGGCCGATCATCTCCCCTCCGACCCAGTCCCTGACACCCACTGCCAATGGGCAAGAACTCGCCAGCCAGCTGGAGCTGCTCGTCGCTCAACTGCTTGCCCTGCAGACACC TGACGACCTTGTCTCTCAGCGGACATTTGCTTCCTCGAAAGCTGAAACTTCCACCCAGGGTGCTCCTTCAGCGCCGCCTTCTCCTCAAGCTCCTCCTCTTTGTCTGCCCATCCAGATCATGCTGCAGCCACTCAGCAAGAGGTTTAGGTACCACTTCTATGGCAATCGACAGACCAACACCCTCAGCAAG CCGGAGTGGTACCTCACTCAGGTGCTAATGTGGATAGGGAACAGCACAACGTTCATGGAGGAAAAGATCCAGCCCATCCTGGACCGAGCTGGTGCCACCATCATTGCCAGG GTGGAGCTGTGTCGAGGCCTGCTATCTTTAGTCCAGGAGAAGGTGACTGGCGATGCATCCCGCCTGCTCTACGACGATGCGCTCTTTTGCCACCTGGTGGAGGAGGTGCTGCAATTTGAGAAGGAGCTGCGAAGCAACCACTCGTACCCGGCGTCTCTCCCCGGTCTGCTCCACCTCCTGCTGGAGGACGCCATCCTTCAGAAGTGGCTCACAGTGGAAAAGAAGA TGGCCGTGGAGAAAGTGGACGCCATGCTGTCAGCCGAGGGCGCGTGGAGCTCTCAGTATAAAGACATCCGTGACATGGATGAACTTAAGTCTCCGGACTGTGCTGAGACGTTCATGACTCTGCTCCAGGTTATTACGG ACCGCTACCAGGCTTTACCCTGTGTCTCTGCACAGCTGAAGTTTCTGGAATTGCAAAGAGAACTGGTCGACGACTTCCGTATACGACTCACCCAG GTGATGAAGGAGGAGTCACGCTGCCCGCTCAGTCCGCGCTACTGTGCCATCCTCAATGCAGTCAACTACATATCAACCATCCTGACAGACTGGGGAGACAACGTG TTCTTCCTGCAACTTCAGCAGGCTGCAGTGTCCCTCGGCGATGAGGCAGTCGTGGGAGGCCTCGGGATGATGGAGATGGGTCGCCTGGCTTCTCTGGAGGGCTCGCTGTTTGAAGGTCTGCTGGCCTTGCTGGATCGACTCAAAGGTGACATGATGGGGAGGCTGCTGGATGGAATCATGAGAGACATCACAGAGAAAGCCACAGCATACTGCCAAGACAG GTGGTTTTCTCATCCATCCCAGCATGACATGTCTGCCATGACTTTGTCCAGTTCTGCATGTCCCATGATGCTTTGCATCAGGGACAGTCTGTTGAACCTCCACCAGGTCCTGAGTTTGTCTCTGTTCCAGCTGGCTTGGCAGGGCCTTGCAGAAAGACTTGACAGTTTTCTGTACCAAGAA CTGATTCTGTCTAATCATTTCAGCGATGGCGGAGCGGCTCAGCTTCAGTTCGACATGACCAGAAATCTTTTTCCTCTCTTTGGTCACTACTGCAAACGACCGGAGAACTTTTTTAAGCA TGTCAAGGAGGCTTGCATCATCGTATGTCTCAACGTGGGCTCTGCCATCCTGTTGAGGACGCTCATTAAGGAGTCTGAGGAGGAGACGAGGGATTGGACGGGGAGGGATGACCCTTCACCGCAATCTGCGTTGAACGAGTTGGGCGTTTACTACTTGGCTCCCTGTGATGTCTTCATTCTCCTCAACCTCAGAGCCTCCTGGCCTGGACAGTGA